One window of Phycisphaeraceae bacterium genomic DNA carries:
- a CDS encoding HlyD family efflux transporter periplasmic adaptor subunit — MPWADGTSITRNNAGFSAQRELPIRHIRMAAMVQPQALRIQEPVHMGVASTKEAQHGPRSERADVPANNTSAYASQANVTTKPHAGVQTVVQSGERSRPIALITRSVVGCVVLGAAMAAAQMLVATKPPPEKKPVEESTYSVVAIEAPQFVVAQRFDGYGTVRAMADSDVTAEVKGVVIDRPVRVEEGSAIAQGQRIVLLDASDYQQQLLGAQQRVASLEAQIESLDIQQESLKKQIELTSEQTELARNDYNRELEAREQGAHNDIDVEQTLSSLIRHQRDLEILKVQLAGIEPSRKSLQAQVNSAKADVALAQKNVDRTEISAPIGGTLQMVNARVGEQLMPGTLVARIVDLSRVEVPVRLPMSARNLVHPGDAIEIVTGAWVGAFVETRWNATIARISPEVDTQTRTIIAYVVVDQDHANGAGVSDKPVLLPGQFVETTVVSSSSQQRVVIPRTSVDNDHVFVADEKGQVSRRSVRIAFTVDAKELPSLLENIPETEHHITQWAVLDSGVEPGERVILSNLSQMVPGTYVNTSIGGEIHFAEHPQVPAEPTDESTAGGAS; from the coding sequence ATGCCATGGGCAGACGGCACATCGATCACGCGCAACAATGCAGGGTTTTCCGCGCAGCGCGAGCTGCCGATACGCCACATTCGCATGGCTGCGATGGTTCAGCCGCAAGCTCTGCGAATCCAGGAACCAGTACACATGGGTGTTGCATCGACGAAAGAGGCGCAGCACGGACCCCGGTCCGAGCGTGCTGATGTACCTGCGAACAACACGAGTGCATATGCATCTCAGGCAAACGTGACGACGAAGCCGCACGCTGGCGTGCAGACGGTTGTGCAGTCCGGCGAACGGAGCAGGCCGATCGCGCTGATCACACGATCAGTAGTTGGGTGTGTGGTGCTGGGTGCTGCTATGGCGGCAGCGCAGATGCTTGTTGCGACCAAGCCACCCCCGGAAAAAAAACCGGTGGAGGAGAGCACATACTCCGTGGTTGCGATTGAAGCACCGCAGTTTGTTGTTGCGCAGCGATTCGACGGGTACGGCACGGTTCGTGCCATGGCTGATTCTGACGTGACCGCCGAGGTGAAGGGTGTTGTGATCGATCGACCCGTGCGTGTTGAAGAGGGATCTGCTATTGCGCAGGGACAGCGCATTGTCCTGCTCGACGCGTCAGATTACCAACAACAGTTGCTTGGTGCGCAGCAGCGGGTGGCATCTCTGGAGGCGCAGATCGAGTCACTCGACATCCAGCAGGAGAGCCTGAAGAAGCAGATCGAACTGACATCAGAACAGACCGAACTTGCGCGGAACGACTACAACCGGGAACTTGAAGCCCGCGAGCAGGGAGCGCACAACGACATCGATGTTGAGCAAACGCTTTCGTCATTGATCCGTCATCAGCGTGATCTTGAGATTCTAAAGGTACAACTGGCAGGCATCGAGCCGAGCAGAAAATCGCTGCAGGCACAGGTTAACTCTGCAAAGGCAGATGTTGCGCTCGCACAGAAGAACGTGGACCGGACAGAGATCTCAGCACCAATTGGTGGCACGCTGCAGATGGTTAACGCCCGTGTCGGCGAGCAGTTGATGCCCGGCACGCTCGTTGCGAGGATTGTTGATCTCTCGCGTGTGGAGGTGCCGGTACGACTCCCAATGAGTGCCCGCAACCTTGTGCATCCTGGGGATGCGATTGAGATCGTAACAGGTGCCTGGGTAGGTGCGTTTGTCGAGACACGGTGGAACGCCACGATCGCGCGTATATCGCCGGAGGTTGACACCCAGACACGCACGATCATTGCCTACGTTGTGGTTGATCAGGACCATGCCAACGGGGCCGGTGTGTCGGACAAGCCGGTGCTGCTGCCGGGACAGTTTGTTGAAACAACGGTTGTCAGTTCTTCAAGCCAGCAGCGCGTTGTCATCCCGCGCACCTCTGTCGACAACGATCATGTGTTCGTCGCAGATGAGAAGGGACAGGTGTCCAGGCGATCGGTGCGCATCGCGTTCACCGTGGATGCGAAGGAACTGCCGAGTCTGCTCGAGAATATCCCCGAGACCGAGCACCACATCACCCAGTGGGCAGTGCTGGATTCGGGTGTTGAACCGGGCGAGCGTGTGATCTTGTCGAACCTGTCACAGATGGTGCCGGGAACGTATGTCAACACGTCGATCGGTGGCGAGATCCATTTCGCTGAGCATCCGCAGGTGCCTGCTGAGCCAACGGATGAATCCACTGCGGGAGGCGCATCATGA
- a CDS encoding Dabb family protein: MTNPPPRSLPSLTRTLAIAGVLLSSVMVLQGCIYVRTREVRVVDAKDAPARKMHEHHEFHTDAHGEDEPPMLVMQSPAEVNHVVFMKLKDPSDRRDLLEDCREMTRQIPGITSVFCGSHLDIGRGTVETDYDLCLYVGFIDTHAYEHYVDHPAHVGLVTEWKPKLEWLRVYDIRDEG, translated from the coding sequence ATGACGAACCCACCGCCTCGTTCTCTGCCTTCTCTCACCCGCACGCTTGCCATAGCAGGTGTGCTTCTTTCCAGCGTAATGGTGCTCCAGGGCTGCATCTATGTCCGCACGCGCGAGGTGCGCGTTGTTGATGCGAAAGATGCGCCAGCCCGCAAGATGCACGAGCATCACGAGTTTCATACCGACGCTCATGGGGAAGATGAGCCTCCCATGCTGGTGATGCAATCGCCAGCCGAGGTGAACCATGTTGTGTTCATGAAGCTCAAGGATCCGTCAGACCGCAGAGATCTTCTGGAGGACTGCCGCGAGATGACGCGCCAGATCCCGGGGATCACCTCGGTGTTCTGCGGATCGCATCTGGACATCGGTCGTGGGACAGTCGAGACCGATTATGATCTGTGTCTGTACGTGGGGTTCATCGATACACACGCGTACGAGCACTATGTCGATCATCCTGCGCACGTTGGTCTGGTGACCGAATGGAAGCCGAAGCTGGAATGGCTGCGCGTGT
- a CDS encoding efflux RND transporter permease subunit, whose translation MSLARFGVQRPVVANLTMFALLLGGLVFGVGLRREFFPEINSDMVTVTAPYPGASPDEVESALAVKIEDALKDVDDIKEIRTTAAEGLASITVEFLPGTDIDERLFEIKRIVDALQDLPEEAERIVVTKIEPNLPTINLLVTSEDDWTQESEQVQRAQKRALKDAINSIRDDLESLPDMGTLVRNGARTDEIRVRVHPDALQEHGLDIPEVAARIRQSMIDLPAGAVRTPTETINIRTIGADDRVSEVRDIVVKSSPGGQVLRLHEIADIDDDFVDQDLYYRSNGKPAMGLMVLKKGDQDIVQIAEMVKAYIAGRNGDEFKPSFLDTMSAQSGKPSPRMQAYQLGQSRAEVPLPGMLSYDTDLARFVVGRLNLLTRNAIWGAALVFLTLMLFLSWRASFWVLVGLIVSMAATLMVMHFIGQTLNLLTMFGLIIVLGLLVDDAIVVAENIASRHESGESPLQAAIKGTEQVGWPVVATVVTSVVAFLPFTVITGRFGDMIGVLPVVVACALLVSLGESLFILPVHMGHSLETMDRRRARGKHSRLDRIEMRMDAVRASFFQKLLIPTYEKLLRWCLRARYLTLAIAAATLVFSLGLVGGGRVKFTMMETNDSETVNISLRMAVGTPVTVTDSMIRRIERIAGSMPEVSSISTSVGAVGAMDMESVDVATHIGQVVLELVPIEQRDRTSVQVRSDIRSQLGVLAGVRELRLEEIQGGPDGPPITLSVVGEDEESIKLVVEDMKRRLNEFAGVRDISDDSDAGARELRISLLPGANELGFTTENVARQIRGAVFGLEAHTFPGDRESVDVRVTLPDEQRRSLAEIERSYVRSPAGDLVPLAEIASLSRSQAYATIRRLDGKRVVTVTADIDDNADVKPEQVMAELRPQYAEAIANVRGVSIVERGKQKDFIDAMSSLPIGMLIACVLIYVVLAWLFQSYLQPIIVMTAIPFAIIGVVWGHLLMGYTMTFLSLVGFMALSGIVVNDSLILMEFINHAYRVEGKSLKDACIGAGTARIRAILLTTLTTVAGLLPMMLEQSFQAQFLIPMAITISFGLLSSTLLLLVVLPCLLLIFQDVKRIVVGLWTGDRDLIMARTRLVPKTVSLAEIDAH comes from the coding sequence ATGAGTCTTGCCCGGTTTGGTGTTCAGCGCCCGGTTGTCGCGAATCTCACGATGTTCGCTCTTCTGCTTGGCGGACTTGTGTTTGGCGTGGGACTTCGCCGTGAGTTTTTTCCTGAGATCAACTCGGACATGGTGACCGTCACAGCGCCGTATCCGGGTGCGTCGCCGGATGAGGTAGAGAGCGCGCTCGCGGTCAAGATTGAAGACGCGCTGAAGGATGTCGACGACATCAAGGAGATCCGCACGACCGCAGCAGAGGGTCTTGCGTCGATCACCGTCGAGTTCCTCCCCGGCACAGACATTGACGAGCGCCTGTTCGAGATCAAACGGATTGTTGATGCGCTGCAGGATCTGCCGGAAGAAGCCGAGCGGATCGTTGTGACGAAGATCGAGCCGAATCTTCCAACGATCAATCTGCTGGTGACCAGCGAGGACGACTGGACGCAGGAATCAGAGCAAGTGCAACGCGCGCAGAAGCGGGCGCTCAAGGATGCGATCAACTCGATCCGCGATGATCTTGAGTCGCTGCCGGACATGGGCACGCTGGTGCGCAACGGCGCTCGGACGGACGAGATTCGCGTGCGCGTGCATCCTGATGCGCTGCAGGAGCACGGGCTCGACATCCCCGAGGTTGCTGCGCGAATTCGCCAGAGCATGATCGATCTGCCCGCTGGTGCGGTGCGCACACCCACAGAGACGATCAACATCCGCACGATCGGCGCCGACGATCGTGTGAGCGAGGTTCGTGACATTGTGGTGAAGTCGTCGCCGGGCGGGCAGGTTCTGCGCCTGCACGAGATCGCCGACATCGATGATGACTTTGTTGATCAGGACCTGTACTACCGGTCGAATGGCAAACCTGCGATGGGTCTGATGGTACTGAAGAAGGGCGATCAGGACATCGTGCAGATTGCAGAGATGGTCAAGGCCTACATCGCGGGGCGCAATGGCGATGAGTTCAAGCCGAGTTTCCTCGACACGATGAGTGCCCAGTCGGGCAAACCATCGCCCCGCATGCAGGCATACCAACTGGGACAGTCGCGTGCCGAGGTTCCGCTGCCGGGCATGCTGAGCTACGACACGGACCTTGCCCGATTTGTTGTCGGGCGCTTGAACCTGCTGACACGCAATGCGATCTGGGGCGCGGCGCTGGTGTTCCTGACGCTGATGTTGTTCCTCAGTTGGCGCGCCAGTTTCTGGGTGCTCGTCGGATTGATTGTGTCGATGGCTGCGACGTTGATGGTCATGCACTTCATCGGGCAGACGCTGAATCTTCTGACGATGTTCGGATTGATCATCGTGCTGGGTCTGCTTGTGGACGATGCAATTGTCGTTGCCGAGAACATCGCATCGCGCCACGAGTCCGGCGAATCGCCGTTGCAAGCGGCGATCAAAGGGACCGAGCAGGTCGGCTGGCCCGTTGTTGCGACGGTTGTCACCTCGGTTGTTGCGTTCCTTCCGTTCACAGTGATCACGGGTCGATTCGGAGACATGATCGGTGTGCTGCCGGTTGTCGTCGCATGCGCATTGCTCGTGTCGCTGGGCGAGAGTCTATTCATCCTGCCCGTGCACATGGGGCACAGCCTTGAGACGATGGACCGCAGACGCGCTCGTGGCAAGCACTCCCGGCTTGACAGGATCGAGATGCGCATGGACGCGGTGCGGGCTTCGTTCTTTCAGAAGCTGTTGATCCCGACATATGAGAAGCTGTTGCGATGGTGCTTACGAGCACGGTATCTCACGCTGGCAATTGCTGCTGCGACACTGGTGTTCTCGCTCGGGCTTGTTGGTGGCGGGCGTGTGAAGTTCACCATGATGGAGACCAACGATTCCGAGACAGTAAACATCTCGCTGCGCATGGCTGTTGGAACACCGGTGACAGTCACAGACAGCATGATTCGCAGGATCGAGCGGATCGCTGGTTCCATGCCTGAGGTGTCCTCGATCTCGACATCGGTTGGCGCGGTTGGCGCGATGGACATGGAGTCGGTGGATGTGGCAACACACATCGGCCAGGTTGTGCTTGAGCTTGTGCCCATCGAGCAGCGTGATCGCACGAGCGTGCAGGTGCGATCGGACATTCGATCGCAGCTCGGCGTGCTGGCGGGTGTGCGCGAGCTTCGTCTTGAAGAGATCCAAGGAGGTCCGGACGGGCCGCCAATTACCTTGTCTGTTGTTGGTGAAGATGAGGAATCCATCAAGCTGGTTGTTGAGGACATGAAACGCAGACTCAACGAGTTTGCGGGCGTGCGCGATATATCGGATGATTCGGACGCTGGCGCACGCGAGCTGCGCATCAGCCTGCTGCCCGGTGCCAATGAGCTCGGGTTTACGACGGAGAATGTTGCTCGGCAGATCCGTGGTGCGGTGTTCGGGCTTGAAGCACACACATTCCCGGGCGATCGTGAGAGTGTCGATGTGCGCGTGACGCTGCCCGATGAGCAGCGCAGGAGCCTTGCTGAGATTGAGCGTTCGTACGTGCGGAGCCCCGCGGGAGATCTTGTGCCGCTCGCCGAGATCGCGTCTCTCTCCCGATCGCAGGCGTATGCGACGATCCGTCGGCTCGACGGCAAGCGTGTTGTGACTGTGACCGCGGACATCGACGACAACGCCGATGTGAAACCCGAGCAGGTGATGGCCGAGCTTCGCCCGCAGTACGCTGAAGCGATCGCGAACGTGCGTGGTGTCAGCATCGTCGAGCGCGGGAAACAGAAAGACTTTATTGATGCGATGAGTTCGCTGCCGATCGGTATGCTCATTGCGTGCGTGCTGATCTATGTCGTGCTCGCGTGGCTGTTCCAAAGCTATCTTCAGCCGATCATTGTCATGACAGCGATTCCGTTCGCGATCATCGGTGTGGTGTGGGGGCACCTGCTGATGGGATACACCATGACGTTCCTGTCGCTGGTTGGTTTCATGGCGCTCTCGGGAATTGTTGTGAACGACTCGCTTATTCTGATGGAGTTTATCAATCACGCGTATCGAGTTGAAGGGAAGAGCCTGAAGGACGCGTGCATCGGCGCGGGCACCGCTCGCATTCGCGCCATCCTGCTGACAACACTCACAACGGTCGCCGGGCTGCTTCCCATGATGCTTGAGCAGAGTTTCCAGGCGCAGTTCCTGATTCCCATGGCGATCACCATCAGCTTCGGGCTGTTGTCGTCAACGCTGCTGCTGCTGGTTGTGCTTCCGTGCCTGCTGCTAATCTTTCAGGATGTAAAGCGGATCGTTGTGGGATTGTGGACCGGCGATCGCGATCTGATCATGGCTCGCACGCGCCTCGTGCCGAAGACTGTTAGCCTTGCCGAGATCGATGCACACTGA
- a CDS encoding RluA family pseudouridine synthase, whose product MDNQMEEPTIPDDAHGLVVHFADEHIAVVDKPAGLFAVPAKGAETDPSRADCVVARVRTMFPDASGPIAVHRLDLETSGLMVVGLTKPAHRSLSRQFENRLVAKTYTALLQGHVTPDTGAIDLPLIADWPNRPRQIIDFVVGKPARTLFSVIDRTEAEFHNLSMSVTRIRFHPLTGRSHQLRVHAAAPCEVRRDDYSTLAQEAEKNPKLRTDNPIVGTALDTHAPRHLRNASTLPGGLACPIVGDSLYNTRDGTAAAPRMMLHASRLAFFHPVTGERITITSNAAF is encoded by the coding sequence GTGGACAATCAGATGGAAGAACCCACTATCCCCGATGATGCACACGGCCTGGTCGTCCACTTTGCTGACGAACACATTGCGGTGGTAGATAAGCCCGCAGGTCTGTTCGCTGTTCCCGCCAAGGGTGCTGAGACCGATCCATCGCGGGCGGATTGCGTGGTCGCGCGGGTCAGGACCATGTTCCCTGATGCAAGTGGGCCTATCGCGGTGCATCGACTGGATCTTGAAACAAGCGGTCTGATGGTCGTCGGATTAACAAAGCCCGCGCATCGATCGCTCTCACGCCAGTTTGAGAACAGGCTCGTCGCAAAGACCTACACAGCGCTGCTGCAAGGGCACGTGACACCGGACACCGGCGCGATTGATCTGCCGTTGATCGCTGATTGGCCGAACAGACCGAGGCAGATCATTGACTTTGTTGTCGGCAAACCCGCGCGCACACTGTTCAGCGTCATTGATCGCACCGAAGCTGAATTTCACAATCTTTCCATGTCCGTCACGCGCATCAGATTCCATCCACTTACGGGCCGATCGCACCAACTGCGTGTGCATGCGGCTGCACCATGCGAAGTACGCCGGGATGACTATTCAACACTTGCGCAGGAAGCGGAGAAGAACCCGAAGCTACGCACCGACAACCCGATTGTCGGCACAGCACTCGACACGCACGCACCGAGGCATCTTCGCAATGCGAGCACGCTCCCGGGTGGGCTCGCCTGCCCTATTGTTGGAGATTCACTCTACAACACGAGAGACGGTACAGCCGCAGCACCCCGCATGATGCTGCACGCGAGCAGGCTCGCATTCTTCCATCCCGTGACCGGCGAGCGGATCACCATCACCAGCAACGCTGCGTTCTGA
- a CDS encoding HlyD family efflux transporter periplasmic adaptor subunit, with protein sequence MAAQKLHTYLDRTSARRGGAMALVVTLIVVGLLAAAGYFAMRSGGDSIDVAARRDLATASNRSFDINTVASGTIETRNRVEIRSRVEARSTISYIIDEGTLVKPGDVLLRLNTETIEQEIASQELEVANAVAAKVNAENDLKNQVDQNESNLRKANLKVDLAELALAQWEEEDKKEIIRLDQAYASAERNLNRLIEKVDESRVLTEKGYYSVDRLQLDEIELEEAKAKIKTAELDRQIYNEYRRATSKAQAESDLTEAKAERERQKRSDENTLESRQATLDNRIDQLRIRDERLAKLRSQLEMCEVRAPNDGLVVYATSLGENNGRGGNNDTPLQVGTEVRYNELIMIIPDTGEMRARVKVNEALSGKVQRGQHATITVNALGKQVFTGVVDSIGVLAEGGGWRDPNRREYTVFVTITSGNVGALKPSMRCDADIQLGQVSDALTVPVPAVFTDGPVRYVYALDGEEIKRIPVKVGKRSNTYAEILAGIENGARVLVRKPDTGEVEEAAWDAAQLQLVGLSVDDQGNPIDESMRMMPAMMETSEGGGIMGSGGRTAPNMNGGMNGNRGNMPRQNRNGERGGDRQGNRDGNQPAPERSENGTSETPVKATSESTSASETTTTAKPEANR encoded by the coding sequence ATGGCAGCACAGAAACTTCACACATATCTGGATCGCACATCTGCCCGGCGTGGGGGCGCGATGGCGTTGGTCGTTACGCTCATCGTCGTTGGTTTACTCGCGGCTGCTGGGTACTTTGCGATGCGGTCCGGCGGTGATTCCATTGATGTTGCAGCACGGCGAGATCTTGCGACTGCGTCCAACAGATCGTTCGATATCAACACTGTCGCGTCGGGCACCATCGAGACCCGGAATCGTGTTGAGATTCGTTCTCGCGTTGAAGCGAGGTCAACCATCTCATACATCATTGACGAGGGAACGCTGGTCAAGCCCGGCGATGTACTGCTGCGCCTGAACACCGAAACGATCGAGCAGGAGATCGCGTCGCAGGAACTTGAGGTGGCCAACGCGGTCGCAGCGAAGGTGAATGCTGAGAACGATCTGAAGAATCAGGTCGATCAGAACGAGTCGAATCTTCGCAAAGCGAACCTGAAGGTGGACCTTGCTGAACTCGCTCTTGCTCAATGGGAGGAAGAAGACAAGAAGGAGATCATCCGACTGGATCAGGCCTATGCCAGCGCAGAGCGCAATCTGAACCGACTGATCGAGAAGGTGGATGAGAGCCGGGTGCTGACCGAGAAGGGATATTACAGCGTTGATCGGCTTCAGCTCGACGAGATCGAACTGGAGGAAGCCAAGGCCAAGATCAAAACGGCTGAACTGGATCGCCAGATCTACAACGAATATCGCCGTGCAACGAGCAAGGCTCAGGCCGAGTCAGACCTGACAGAAGCGAAGGCAGAGCGCGAACGCCAGAAACGTTCGGATGAGAACACACTCGAATCGAGGCAGGCAACGCTCGACAACAGGATCGATCAGCTTCGTATCCGCGATGAGCGTCTTGCCAAGCTTCGCTCACAGCTTGAGATGTGCGAGGTGCGTGCGCCGAACGACGGTCTCGTTGTGTACGCGACAAGTCTCGGTGAGAACAACGGTCGTGGCGGCAACAACGACACGCCACTCCAAGTCGGTACAGAGGTTCGATACAACGAACTGATCATGATCATTCCGGATACCGGTGAGATGCGTGCTCGCGTGAAGGTGAACGAAGCGCTTTCGGGGAAAGTGCAGCGAGGCCAGCACGCCACGATCACGGTCAATGCGCTCGGCAAGCAAGTGTTTACCGGTGTGGTGGACTCGATCGGCGTGCTGGCGGAGGGTGGCGGATGGCGTGACCCAAATCGCCGTGAGTATACAGTCTTTGTGACGATCACCAGCGGAAACGTTGGCGCTTTGAAGCCTTCCATGCGCTGCGACGCGGACATCCAGCTTGGTCAGGTTTCAGATGCGCTGACGGTGCCCGTTCCTGCCGTTTTTACGGATGGGCCAGTGCGCTATGTGTACGCACTGGACGGCGAGGAGATAAAGCGGATTCCGGTCAAGGTCGGGAAACGTTCAAACACCTATGCCGAGATCCTTGCTGGCATAGAGAATGGGGCGAGAGTGCTCGTCCGCAAGCCAGACACCGGTGAGGTGGAGGAAGCGGCATGGGATGCAGCGCAACTGCAGCTCGTTGGGCTGAGCGTCGACGACCAAGGTAACCCGATTGATGAGTCCATGCGCATGATGCCAGCCATGATGGAAACAAGTGAGGGTGGCGGGATCATGGGTTCCGGCGGTCGCACGGCACCCAATATGAATGGCGGAATGAACGGAAACCGCGGGAATATGCCCAGACAGAACCGCAATGGCGAGCGGGGCGGAGATCGTCAGGGCAATCGTGACGGGAATCAGCCAGCTCCGGAACGCTCTGAAAACGGAACATCTGAGACCCCCGTTAAAGCCACGTCAGAGAGTACATCTGCTTCCGAAACAACGACCACAGCAAAGCCCGAAGCAAACCGTTAA